Proteins encoded within one genomic window of Acinetobacter sp. YWS30-1:
- the rpsL gene encoding 30S ribosomal protein S12 yields MATTNQLIRKGRTTLVEKSKVPALKACPQRRGVCTRVYTTTPKKPNSAMRKVCRVRLTSGFEVSSYIGGEGHNLQEHSVVLIRGGRVKDLPGVRYHTVRGSLDCAGVKDRNQARSKYGTKRPKK; encoded by the coding sequence ATGGCAACAACAAATCAGTTGATCCGTAAGGGTCGTACGACTTTAGTTGAAAAATCTAAAGTTCCTGCGTTGAAGGCTTGTCCACAGCGCCGTGGTGTTTGTACACGTGTTTACACAACTACACCTAAAAAACCTAACTCAGCAATGCGTAAAGTTTGCCGTGTTCGCTTAACTTCAGGTTTCGAAGTTTCTAGCTACATCGGTGGTGAAGGCCATAACCTGCAAGAGCACAGTGTTGTTCTTATCCGTGGTGGTCGTGTTAAAGACTTACCAGGTGTACGTTACCATACCGTTCGTGGTTCTTTAGACTGTGCTGGTGTTAAAGATCGTAACCAAGCTCGTTCTAAATACGGTACTAAACGTCCTAAGAAATAA
- the rpsG gene encoding 30S ribosomal protein S7 — MPRRRVVAAREILPDPKFSSQTIAKFMNHVMQDGKKSIAESIVYGALDRVQEKSKVDPVEFFETTLEKVRPMVEVKARRVGGATYQVPMEVRPSRRTALAMRWLVDAAAKRSEKTMALRLAGELLDAAEGKGAAVKKREDVHRMAEANKAFSHYRF, encoded by the coding sequence ATGCCAAGACGTCGCGTAGTCGCTGCTCGTGAAATCCTTCCGGATCCTAAGTTCAGCAGCCAAACAATCGCTAAATTCATGAACCACGTAATGCAAGATGGTAAAAAATCTATTGCTGAAAGTATCGTTTACGGTGCTTTAGACCGCGTTCAAGAAAAATCTAAAGTAGATCCAGTTGAATTTTTCGAGACTACTCTTGAAAAAGTTCGTCCTATGGTCGAAGTAAAAGCACGCCGTGTTGGTGGTGCTACATACCAGGTACCTATGGAAGTGCGCCCATCCCGTCGTACTGCCTTGGCTATGCGTTGGTTAGTAGATGCTGCTGCTAAGCGTTCTGAAAAAACTATGGCTTTACGTCTTGCTGGCGAGTTGCTTGATGCAGCTGAAGGTAAAGGCGCAGCGGTTAAAAAACGTGAAGATGTGCACCGTATGGCTGAAGCCAACAAAGCCTTCTCTCACTATCGCTTCTAA
- the fusA gene encoding elongation factor G — MARQTPISRYRNIGISAHIDAGKTTTSERILFYTGESHKLGETHEGSATTDWMEQEQERGITITSAAVTCFWKGMGNQFEQHRINVIDTPGHVDFTIEVERSMRVLDGACMVYCAVGGVQPQSETVWRQANKYKVPRIAFVNKMDRTGANFFRAVEQMKTRLGANPVPIVVPIGAEENFQGVVDLIEMKAIIWDEASQGMKFEYGDIPADLVDTANEWRTNMVEAAAEASEELMDKYLEEGDLTKEEIVAGLRTRTLANEIQPMMCGSAFKNKGVQRMLDAVIEFLPAPTDVEAIKGILDDKDETEGSREASDDAPFAALAFKIMNDKFVGNLTFVRVYSGVLKAGSPVYNPVKMKRERIGRIVQMHANDRHDIEEIRAGDIAACVGLKDTTTGDTLCDENHVITLERMEFPEPVIALAVEPKTKADQEKMSVALGRLAKEDPSFRVRTDEESGQTIIAGMGELHLDIIVDRMKREFNVEANIGKPMVAYRETIKKSVEQEGKFVRQTGGKGKFGHVYVRLEPMDPESGKDYEFAEEVVGGVVPKEFFGAVDKGIQERMKNGVLAGYPVVGIKATLFDGSYHDVDSDELSFKMAGSYAFRDGFMKADPVLLEPIMKVEVETPEDYMGDIMGDLNRRRGMVQGMDDLPGGTKAIRAEVPLSEMFGYATHMRSMSQGRATYSMEFAKYAETPRNVAEGIIAKFQAGGKKGDDE; from the coding sequence ATGGCTCGTCAAACCCCAATTTCTCGTTACCGTAACATTGGTATCTCAGCGCACATTGACGCTGGTAAAACAACGACTTCTGAACGTATTTTGTTCTACACAGGTGAGAGCCACAAACTAGGTGAAACTCACGAAGGTTCGGCAACTACGGACTGGATGGAACAAGAGCAAGAACGTGGTATTACCATTACTTCAGCAGCTGTAACATGCTTCTGGAAAGGTATGGGCAACCAGTTCGAACAACACCGTATTAACGTTATTGACACCCCAGGACACGTTGACTTCACAATCGAAGTTGAGCGTTCTATGCGTGTTCTTGACGGTGCGTGTATGGTTTACTGTGCTGTAGGTGGTGTACAACCTCAGTCTGAAACTGTATGGCGTCAAGCGAACAAATATAAAGTTCCACGTATTGCGTTCGTTAACAAAATGGACCGTACTGGTGCGAACTTCTTCCGTGCGGTTGAACAAATGAAAACTCGCTTGGGTGCTAACCCAGTGCCAATCGTTGTTCCAATCGGTGCTGAAGAAAACTTCCAAGGTGTTGTTGACCTTATCGAAATGAAAGCGATTATCTGGGATGAAGCATCTCAAGGTATGAAGTTTGAATATGGCGACATCCCAGCTGACCTAGTTGATACTGCTAATGAATGGCGTACAAACATGGTTGAAGCAGCTGCGGAAGCATCTGAAGAGCTTATGGACAAATACCTTGAAGAAGGTGATTTGACGAAAGAAGAAATCGTAGCTGGTTTACGTACGCGTACGCTTGCAAACGAAATTCAACCGATGATGTGTGGTTCGGCGTTCAAAAACAAAGGTGTTCAACGTATGTTGGACGCAGTAATTGAATTCCTTCCAGCGCCGACTGACGTTGAAGCAATCAAAGGTATCTTAGACGACAAAGACGAAACTGAAGGTTCTCGTGAAGCGTCTGACGATGCACCGTTTGCTGCGTTAGCGTTCAAAATCATGAACGACAAATTCGTTGGTAACTTAACGTTCGTACGTGTTTACTCTGGTGTTCTTAAAGCGGGTAGCCCGGTTTATAACCCAGTGAAAATGAAACGTGAGCGTATCGGCCGTATCGTACAGATGCACGCAAATGACCGTCACGACATCGAAGAAATTCGTGCGGGCGACATCGCGGCATGTGTAGGTCTTAAAGATACAACAACTGGTGATACATTATGTGATGAAAACCACGTAATTACACTAGAGCGTATGGAATTCCCAGAGCCAGTAATTGCACTTGCAGTTGAGCCTAAAACTAAAGCTGACCAAGAAAAAATGTCAGTTGCTTTAGGTCGTTTGGCGAAAGAAGATCCATCGTTCCGCGTACGTACTGACGAAGAATCTGGTCAAACAATTATTGCTGGTATGGGTGAGCTTCACCTTGACATCATTGTTGACCGTATGAAACGTGAATTCAACGTTGAAGCGAACATTGGTAAACCAATGGTTGCTTACCGTGAAACGATCAAAAAATCTGTTGAACAAGAAGGTAAATTCGTTCGTCAAACAGGTGGTAAAGGTAAATTTGGTCACGTATACGTACGTCTTGAGCCAATGGACCCTGAATCTGGTAAAGACTACGAGTTCGCTGAAGAAGTTGTCGGCGGTGTAGTACCGAAAGAATTCTTCGGTGCGGTTGACAAAGGTATCCAAGAACGTATGAAGAATGGTGTCCTTGCTGGTTACCCAGTAGTTGGCATCAAAGCGACATTGTTCGACGGTTCTTACCATGATGTCGACTCTGACGAATTATCGTTCAAAATGGCGGGTTCTTACGCATTCCGTGATGGTTTCATGAAAGCAGATCCTGTTCTTCTTGAACCAATCATGAAAGTTGAAGTAGAAACTCCAGAAGACTACATGGGCGATATCATGGGTGACTTAAACCGTCGTCGTGGTATGGTTCAAGGTATGGACGATCTTCCTGGCGGTACTAAAGCAATCCGTGCTGAAGTTCCACTTTCTGAGATGTTTGGTTACGCAACTCACATGCGTTCTATGTCTCAAGGTCGTGCGACTTACTCTATGGAATTTGCTAAATATGCTGAAACTCCACGTAACGTGGCTGAAGGCATCATTGCTAAGTTCCAAGCTGGCGGCAAAAAAGGTGACGACGAGTAA